A stretch of DNA from Triticum dicoccoides isolate Atlit2015 ecotype Zavitan chromosome 2A, WEW_v2.0, whole genome shotgun sequence:
agcttaattatccggacatCACAACCTACGAGAGCTCACTATGTCTGGTCGCTAGTACACCCGGGCCAATAACCGAGCTGTTCCAACTTTTAAGAAACTTGACTGGGTGCTAGTAACCATCGACTGGGACTATAAATATCTCCGTGCCTTGATTCGGGCACTAGAAAGAATTGAGGCCTTATCGGATCATGCTTCATTGCTAACCGATTTTGGTCAACCAACTCTAGGCTCTAACCCTccatagtttaattttgaattgggaTGGCTCACTAGAGAGGGATTCCATGACCTTGTTCAGAAAGTGTGGGCGCGTCAACCTCGGGGTAACACACCCATTCAACGATGGAACAATCGAATTCATGCCTTGCGCCGATTCCTTCATGGATGGGCTAAACACACCGTCAGAATATACATAAAAGAAAAGTTGTGACTATCTACCTTAATCAATATCCTTGATAAAATTGCAGGGGTTTGAGGCCACTTTCTGCCAAGGAGATTGAGCAAAAAAGCCATCTAAATGAGCAGATTACCCGCCTTTTATGCGAGGAAGAGATTAAGTGGTACCAATGTTGCAAGGTCAACTCGCTTGTTCAAGGGGGTGATAATACGAAATACTTTCAAATGCCGGCCAATGGCAGGCATAGAAAGAAACATATCTTCGCTCTTGACCATAACGAATGCCGTATTGAGGGGGATGCTCCGCTCAGAAACTTCATTACTAAGTACTACAAATAGCTCTTTGGACCTTCAGCTGAAAGTCCTTTTGAGCTGGACGAGCCTCTTACTCATGACATCCCTCAAGTTTGGGTGCGGAAAATGAGTTTTTAACCTCTCCATTCTTCGAGGAGGAAATTCGGACCACAGTGTTTCAAATGGAACACAACAAGTCTTCGGGACCGGACGGTTTTCCGGTGGAGTTTTATCAATATTTTTGGGATATGATTAAGGAGGACTTGGTTCAATTGTTTACCCAATTGCATGCCAAAAACCTTGATATCGCTCGTTTAAACTTTGGGGAAATTATTCTATTACCCAATACTAAGGAGGTTGTCGTATTCAACAATATCGCCCGATTTGCCTTCTAAATGCCAACTTCAAAGTCTTTACGAAGGTTGCAACAGTTGAATCGGGTGGCTGACCACGTGATCAAACCCACTCAAACAACATTTATGCAAGGACGCAACATATTAGATGGAGTTGTACTGCATGAAACTGTTCATGAGCTTCGCCATAAAAAGTTGAGTGGAGTCATCTTCAAAATTGACTTCGAAAAAGCCTATGCTAAAGTCAAATGGCCCTTTCTTTTGCAAACTTTACGCATGAAAGGTTTTTCTCCAAAATGGTGTAGATGGGTAGGGAGTTCTGTTTCCAAAGGTAGTGTGGCTATCAAAGTCAACGATGATGTTAACAACTACTTTTAGACTAGGAAGGGGCTTCGCCAAGGGGACCTCATATCCCCTATTTTATTCAACATTGTGGCCGGTATGTTAGGCATCCTTGTTGAGCAGGCTAAGGTGGCCAGTCAGATTAGCGGTGCCATTCCTCATTTGGTAGAAGACGGTCTATTTTATTCTACAATATGTGGATGACACTATACTTTTTATGGATCACGACCTAGATAAAGCAAGAAACCTTAAGCTGCTTTTATGTGCCTTTGAGGAACTCTCTAGtctcaaaattaattttcataagagtgAGCTTTTCTGCTTCAGCGATGCTGCCAAGTCCACATCTGAGTTTGCTGAGATTTTTGGCTGCCAGCTCGGGAATTTCCGGTTCGATATCTAGGTATTCCGACACACTATCGGCGTTTAACTATCGCTGAGTGGAAGCACGTGGGAGAGAGACCTGAGAAGCATCTAGCCGGTTGGAAGGCTAAATTCTTGTCATATGGGGGGCTATTGATTTTGATCAATTATGTCCTTGACAATATGGTTCTATACATGTTGTCATTCTTTCACTTACCGAAAGGGGTTCTTCAGCGTCTCGATTACTTCAGATCCGGATTTTTTGGCAGTGTGATAATGAATCCAAGAAATATCGACTAGCTAGGTGGAGCTTATTATGCCGACCTAAAAGTCAAGGGGGCATTGGGATTAAAGTTCTTGAGATTAAAAAATCGCTCTTTTGAGTAAATGGATTTACAAACTACTCACCGAGAATGGCGTGTGGCAGGAAATCATTTGTAACAAGTACGTGTGGTCCAAAGACATTTCACAAGTTCATTGGAAACCCGGTGATTCACATTTTTGGAGTGGCGTGATGAAAGCCAAGAAATTCTTTTTCCAATTTGGCACTTTCTCGGTTAGGAACGGTTCTCAGGTTCGTTTCTAAGAAGACACCTGGCTGGGGGCCACCCCACTTAAGGTTCAATACTCTAGCTTGTACAAGATCTTTCGACATAAATTCGTCACAATCAAACAAGGTGTGGGACATGAAAACCCTGATATTTCTTTCTGGGGGGACCTTTTAGGACCTTGCTTGGCAGCATGGAATGAATTACTCCTTCATATGTAGGCCATTCAACGGTCAGACGAATCGGATAAGGTTCGATGGAATTTGCATCAAAACGACAGGTTTTCAGTCAAATCCTTATACAATGCAATGGTTCATCGTGATGTTCCGGTTGATAACAAGAAAATGTGAAAGCTCAAAATTCCTCTAAGAGTGAAGATTTTTCTCCTGTTTCTAAACAGAGGGGTCATCTTGACTAGAGATAATTTGGCACGATGTAATTGGCAAGGTAGCAAGACATGTGTCTTTTGTCAACATGACGAGCCCATTGAACACTTATTTTTGAGTGTAAGTTCGCTTGTGTAGTCTGGGCCATAGTTCAAGTAGCTTCATATCTATACCCCCACGTAGTGCACATAACATGTTCGGCAATTGGTTGTGGGGTACTGATAAACAATTTTTTGCACACATCGTTGTGGGAGCAGCTGCCTTATGCTGGGCATTGTGGCTTATCAAAATGATGTGGTTTTTACAATAAATGTGTTTCATCACCTGTGCAGTTTATTCATGCATGTATGTGATGGCTCTGTACTTGGTCTATCCTGCAGAGGTCGGAGGACAGAGACCTTTTTATGATGGCGTCTACACGGTTGGAGCATATGGCCAGAAAGGTTTTCTCTCTCCATGGATGGCGGTGTAATATCCGGAGAGGAGCTGCCGCACCCTAGGCTGGATTGATTTATTTTCTACTATAAAACGATGATTATTTTTGGGTCCTTTGGACTTGGTAGCTGTGTGCATTTTGCTATGCAGAGGCCGCCCATTCTTTGGATGCGGTTGTATCACCTTAATATATCACTTCAATGAAATGTCCTTTGTCGGAAAAAAATTCCATATGAAGTGCCCTCCATATCCTGTGGCGACTATGTTAGAGTTGCTCTTAGTGGGGATTGTAAAAAAAAAGTTCCAGATTTTGATTCGTTTTCAAAAAATTGTCCATGTTTGCACTCTCTCAAACGAGTGACCTTCACCATTTTGAGATCCGGGGGAGAAAAGGGCGGAACATTCTGCATTGCGGTTTGCACTAGGCGACAGACGATTTCTAATGCCGTGGCGGAAAGATCACCTGGTTCCAGCAGCTCAAGCAGGTGGCGCCCCACGTGTTTCTCTTTCCCTCTCTCCAAAAAAAAAGTGGCAAAAAAAAAAGTGGCGCCCCACATATCATTTCTCTGAAAATGTTAGCAAAAGACCTTTTTCCCTCTCCTAATTAATGAAAAGGGGCAAATCTTTTGCCCcacgtttcaaaaaaaaatgttagCAGTAGTCCGTAACCCACGACCCTTGCACATAATGCTATGCCTGGAAGGCTGGAACTTCTTTTCAAGCAGAGAAAATCTCGTTTCTATCGTGTCAATGTCACGCCCTAAGCGAGGAGACATTAGCTCTCGAGTCTCGACTTTCACTGCAGCGGAGAAAAGAAACCTTGGGCATAAGTGCATAATTGTCACCAGCGGGAGTTCAAGCCGGATCCCTGGTAGATGTTCAGGGCTCAGTCAGCATAGTGAAGGACATTCGCGCAACGCAACTCAGCGCTAAGCACTAATCTACATGACATTTCCCGAGAGCAACAGCAGACGGAGGATCGGCGCGGGGCGGATTGGTCTCCAAGCCTCCTACTTCGTCGGCGAGGTTGGTCTCCGCTGTGCAAACCGGCCCGGTGTCCGCCAATGGCTGCGGCTGTTCGGTTCGCAGCGCACCCGCCCCTGTTTCTGAACTTCTTTCATACAGATCCTTCTTCAGTAGAACAGTTCCAGGGATCGAGACCAGCCTGATCTTGCTCAGCTTCTTCTTGTCACAGTCTTCGATGGGCCTGAACCCGAATGCTGATGTCCATGTATCGACTAGGTTTGGTATCGCGAACAGAAGCAGCATTTCTACCTCCAGAGATTTCAGCATCTGTCGAAAATATCGGGTATGCATAAGTTTTAGGGTAGCAACTTTATCTGAATTATTAAACCGTACACATGGGAAAAAGTAGAAGATATTTTATGCAGTACAAGTCATGCAAAACATACAGCTGCTGCTCAATAAACCATCAGTTGTTTTTTTACCCCCAAGAAAAATAATCAATTGGTTCTGAATTTACGTACTTCGCAAAATTTGATAGCTAGCCAAGCAGATCTGGGAAGGAACCTACAGGTAGATATTCATGTCCTAAGACGGCTATACACATGGATTATACTTAATATGATGCTTCGGCAAGGCAACACAACTTTAAGAAACAGTCCAAGCAGGTAACAAAAGCGCCAATGCCTACTTATCTTCATACCTCCTCAATGTAATCCACCAGTTGCCTGCACATCCCCTGTTGCCGATTCTCAGAACAAGTAGCTATCAGCGGCATCTCTGCTACAGTTGTGCCATGTAACCTGCAGCGATAACAATATTTTAACTCCACATGCTCACCTCATCACTAGAAATTATCTGTTCACATAATACCTGATGGATGCCACAGAAAGGAGGTTGTCATCCTTTTCCAGGACTACAGTATAGAACCCCTTGTAATCCAAATGTACAAAGTCGGACCTGGCAAAGAAATATAAAGGGTAAAATGGAGATCTTAAGTGATATACATGAAATTATAGGGAACTAAAATaagcaaaataaagtaaatatgCAGTGAGCATGTTAAGGAGTTTAAAAAATCTGATTCAGCTCACCTCCAGTTATACACAATAGGGGGCATTATGTCTACCCCTGTCCTCGGGTCGAAGATGGGCAAGAAGCATTCTTCCAAAATACTCAAAGCAATAATTAATTTCATGCTGCACTCAGCCAGGAGAGCAATGTCTGAAGCCGAGTGAACCTTCTGATCATCATTATTACGAAGTATGGTGCAAGAAAAGCCATCATCGAGGTGGTCAGGCATTCCAACACGAGAACGCATGCTTGTATAAATCTGAAAGTTTCAGAACAAGACCAGCCTCCTTAAGTAAAAGTTTCTGCTATCTTCAGCAACATATACAGCTATAAAAGTTATAGAACAAGTATAATCTTTGAGTGTACCTGCTGGCACCTTCTTTCACAAAACCAAGTACCAAGTCCACTTCTCTGATTGCACACAACTTTACCAGATATGCATTTTACGTGATCTGGAGGAAATGAATAGATAAATAAAATATACCCATTATAATTGAACAAGCGACGTAATGAATGAGTTATTAACAAAGATATTCTAAGAACTGTTGGGTCTTTCTCTAGGCCTGAGTAATATTTGAATCCAGAACTATGGTAAGAAGTTTTGTGCAATCCAGAATTGTATTGCCATAAAATGGATGGCTACTGATGTAGATTAACTATTGCTACAACATGAAGATTACATAAATAAATACTCATAAGCTGTGCCTGCGTCTGTGTTTGATCAGTTCTGAATCAACAATGTATGAGAAAAAAAACTTCTATCGAAAAAATACTCGACCAACCAGGCACTACGACCTGTGGTATTGTATTAAGAATGACCCAGACACTGGTCACTCCACAGAATAAATTCTGCCTCATCGGCCAAGCGCCGCTCGGTTCTCCAGTGCACCACTAAGATTTTTTACAAAAAGCATGGATAATAACAATATTAAAATATTTACCCTTAAATACAGTAACAAATACATATGGGATGCGAACTATATTTTGTCAAATAAAGCAATACGATAAGATACCAATGACGATGCAAGTGAGACATTACATCGATATTCACACTGTGAGCATTCTAAAGCATGTAGGAGACCTCCTGGCGCCTTTGAATTGACCACTTCCCCACAAACATTGCACAGGCAACTAGAGCAATACCAGTTGCCATCTGGAACTTCCTGATAAAAATACAATGCAATAGGAACAAATCAGTAATATTAGTTAAAACTTGTGTCTTACTGTGCTAAAGATGACAAGATCGATAACAAATATGTACTCATGGTTATGGCAAATACAATAGATAAATCAATAATGTAAGTTACAAAAAAGTTGTCCTGTCATGCCGATGCAAAATATGATTTCCAGAATGGGTACACAAGTTATATCACATTCAGGATGAAAGTAAAGTATTAAGTACATGTCCGCACCAATCAATCGAATACagacaaagcaatgataaaaaagaTGTAGCAGTGAATAAAGACTGCTTATTGCTATGAAGTTGATTTGGGTGTGGCATGGCAGTTAGAACAATCACGGGGACATGATTAGTAGTGACAAACCATTCTTTTTCTTTTGCTACATTATATCAGTGGCACAGCAATTTTTGGAAACGTCATTTCAGTAGCATCCAGGGATTAAAAGAGACAGTGTTGGTGCAATAATTTGCCTCCTTGTGTTTTGGAGATTACTGTCAGAAACAGTGAGGGACTAATGtatttgctagtgcacacagagacTATAGGTCCCTGGAGTCAAGAGGAGTTTGGTACAAACTCCGAAGATAATCACCTGTGCTGCAGTGAAGATTATCATCGAAGATTATGCGTGACGAAGTTGACCCCCAAATAATTGCTGACGTGAAGCAATTGCCTCGGTACATGGTCCGAGATTTGACTGCAGCTGAGAAGAATGGAGGCGGAGAAAAGACGTAGTATTTTCTTTCGGtagttcattttctctttcttgagtcataggaccaccgtactattaaaaGGGGTATAGTATTCGAAACTTTTGTTTCTCTGATGCTAAACTGAAACCTACGAGagttgagagaaatctctttgcgTTCTGAAACATTACTTGCCAGCCAGAGACGTTGTTCTTCTGGGCTGCGAGAGATCTGCTTCGGACCGAAGAGTCAacttacttgttcctcaagtaaagTTGCCAGGTGCATTTGAAATCCAACCGTTGGAAACGTGTCGGTTGGTCATTGGCTAGTTGTCATGTCCAAACTGGCCTTTCCCCCTCGGGAAGaccgcggctataaatagccaccccattCCAACGTGAATCGTTGGCTGCTCAGTGTGATTCTGACTAGTTTCTCTGAGCGCCCACTCTTCGaaagatttgagtttaaaatccactgaGAGAAAACCCCAAAGCCGAAAAACTAgatagtggtttagcatcacaAAGATCTAAGTTTAGTACGCTCCACCTTTTACTcttttactcttgagagctgccaactctctagacggttaggtgcCAAGTTCTTCAGtgaccaagagtaattgtggttcacgaagacaaagtctgtgaaggttatgGAGATCGCCTCAAGTATCTACCTCGAGTGATCAGCACGAGTGGACGAACTTGTTCTCGAGGAAAACAAGACAAAAAGAGCTTATCTTTTGTGTTAAATCACAAGTCCCTACAACCAGACGTAGCTCTTTTGCAGAAGagtgaactagtctaccaaatccctTGTCTCCATTGAGCATCACCGGTTTCATCTTAACCATGTTTACCTTCGCTTGTTTACCCTCGGTTAAGTTTCAGTCATGTGATTTCTCTTCGGTACTCATGCTTAATTTGCTTCGGTAGTTTTTTAACGTAGTCTTGTATCTGTTTACTTCTTTTCCACTGTCGTGTTTTGAGAGATCTGAAGTTTCCCTAATTTAACTttaaatctcccattcaccccctctggtcGACATATTTTGTTCCTACACATAGTTCGTTTCAGACTCGTGGTGCATGGGGTTTTGGCTATGGCAGCAGAAATCAAGGAGAGGATGTCTTAACCTTTGCTTTAGCCTATGACATGATAGTACCGAACACCCTCTTTAAAAAAAGAGAATCCCAtctagtgacttttagtagtggtcaATACTCTAGCCAGATTAATTTCGTCCTCTCGAGATGAGAATACAGGCGTAGTTGCCTAGATTGTAAGGTGATATTTGGAGAGAATGTTGTCCCTCAAGATAAGCTTGTGGATGTTGACTTAGCTTCCGGATACATGTCCGGTGTGATAAGCGCAccaaagtggtggaagctcaaggggaggCATTTCTGGCATTCAATGAGAGGGTTATTAAGGAGGGCTCTTGGGGGGAAGGAGGTGATGCAAACAATATGTGAATCAAGATGGTGACTTGTCTTCGGAAGTTGGCTTCAGAGGAGTTTGAGGTGACCAAGGAAAGTAGAAGCAAAGCTAAAGATACTTGATGGTGGAGCGACGATGTCCAAAAGGCTATTAAGACTAGCAGTGCATGGGGGCTTTGGTTATAGCAGCATGAATCAAGAAGAAgaggatgtcttaagctttgctttaGCCTACGACATGatcgtagctaacaccctctttaaaaAGAGGGTATCCCATCTAGTAACTTTTAGTAGTggtcaacactctagccagattaatTTTGTTCTCTCGAGACGAGAAGACAGACGTGTTTGCCTAGATTGTAAGGTGATACTTGGAAAGAGTGTTGTCTGTCAACAAAAGCTTGTGGTGGCTATTAAGGAGAAAAAAGGCTGGTTCAAACACCTACACccagataggagtgcagacaatatAAAGAAGTACAAGGTGGCAAAGAATACCACAAAGCAAGCTGTGAGTGAAGCAAGGGTTCGGGCGTATGAGGACTTTTAGCAACGTTTAAATATGAGGGAAGGCAAAAGGGACAtcttaagatggccaagatccgaaatAGGAAGACCAAGGATGTGAGCCAAGTCAAACGCATCAAATATGGAGCAGATCGACTActagtgaaggacgaggagatcaaGAATACATGGTGATAGTACTTTGACGAACTGCTCAATGGAGAGAACGAGAGATCTGCCATTGAATTGGGCGACTCCTTTGATGATACCAGCAGACGTTTTGTGCGACGAATCCAGGAGCCTAGGATCAGTGagactttaaaaaggatgaaaggaagcAAGTTCATGAAccatgattgtatccccattgaggtgtggaaatgcCTAGGAGACACAACGACAATATGAATAACTAAGCTTTTCAACCTTATTTTTCGGTCAACAAGATGCCTGAGGAATGAAGGCGGAGTATATTTGTATCAATCTTCAAGAATAAGAGGGATGTTCAAAGTTTTACTAATTACCATGGAACTAAACTGattagccatacaatgaagctatgggagagagccaTTGACCACcgattaagaagaatgacaagcgtgacgaaAAATAAGTTTGGTTTTATGCCTGGGAGGTCGGCCATGAAAGCTATTTTCCTTGGTACTCAAACTTACGGAGAGATACCAGGAGCAATAGAAGGACCTCCATCAttaacttggagaaggcctatgataagataccaggGAATGTCATGTGATGGACCTTGAAGAAATACAAAGTCccaacaaagtacattaccctcatcaaagaCATGTACGATGATGTTTTGACAAGTGTTCAAACAAGTGATGGTGCCACTGATGACTTTCCAATTAAAATAGGAATGCATCAAGGGTTGGCTTTGAGCCCTTATAttttttgctttggtgatggatgaggtcacaagggatatacaaagagatatcccatggtgtatgctctttgcggatgatgtggtgctagtcgatGATAATCAGATAGGCATTAATAGAAAGTTAGAACCGTGGAAACAAACTTTGGAATAGAAATGTTTAAGCTTAGTAGATCTAAAACTGAGTACATGAGGTgtagtttcagtactactaggcacgaggaggaggttagcctttatGGACAggcggtacctcagaaggacaccttttgaTATGTGGGTCAATGTTGCAGAAGGATGGTGATATCGACGAAGATCTAAGTCATCAAATCGAAGTCAGATGGATGAAGTTGCACCAAGCTTCTGGCGCCCTTTGTGACAAGAGGGTGCAACACAAGTTAAAAGGCAATTTCTATAGGACGACGATTCGACCTGCGATGTTGTATGGTGCAAAATATTGgccaactaaaaggcgacatgtccaATAGTTAAGTGTAGCAGAGATGCACATGCTGAGATGGATATGGGGCCACACAAGAAAGGATCGGGTCTGAAATGATGATATACATGATAAGAGTTAGGATAGCACCAAATATACAACACGGTCCTCCAAAAACGCCTGTGCATAGCGGAAGGATAAAGTGTGCTGATAATATCAAGAGAGGTCGGGATAGACCAAACTTGACATGGGGGAGTCCATAAAGAGAGACCGGAAGGACtggaatatcaccaaagaactagtcaTGGAGAGTGGTGTGTGAAAGTTAGCTATCCACATGACAGAACCATGACTAGGTTTTGAGATCTTATGAATTtcaactctagcctaccccaaccatTTTGGGGCTTTGTTGTTCATAGTTCATTTCAGAGTCGTCATAAACTGATTTCTGATTTGGTTAGTTTCCCAGAAAGTACATCTACATAGCTCTATATTTTGGCTAACTAAAGAAAAGGGAAACATTTCGAAAACAAACCTGACAAGGCAAGCAGGCCTGATGGTAACTAGCAGGGCAGTTGTCACAGCATATTAGTTCACCGACATCACCACATAATCCACAAGTGTCATCATTTTCATCTGCTTGTACTGACATAGTATCTTTTGCACGTTCTTTCCTCTTCTTTTGCTCTATAAACCACGCTTGAAGCTGACATAGGCTGTAAGATTTACCAGAACCCAAGAAAAGATTCAGGGTCAGAGTTTCTTGTTTGAGACCTGCATGGCACCTAAAGTTGGACATTGTAAATATGGTGTCACAACACCGGCACCTTATGCCATGCTCGGTTATGTTCCCATCTTTCAACACGTTCTTAGGTCCTGGCCTTCTATACTGGAGAATATTCATTGTACAAACAATGCCCATCTCAAGTAATTTGCTCAACACCGTTCTTGCACTTTTAGGGAACTTCTGCCGGCCGCATTTTTTTTCATTCTCCAGGCGAGACCTCGGAAGAGATTTCAAGCCAATTCTATTTATGAGCATTCGATTATAATGGTTCCTGTAACGCGCGGTCAGCCTATGTATTACAGCTGTCATCAAAAGATCATCCTCGTCAAACCTGCATTTACGCGTCCATGGTTGTTTCTTTCGAAATTTGACATCCTTTTTGGGTGGTTGTTCTGACACGGGCTGTTTTGGGGGTTCACTGCTATCTTCAGCTTGTTCCTTGTGCTCTTTAATTTCGGGCACTAGAGTCAAAGAGACCTGCTCACGACTTGATGCACTTATCTGTACTTCCTCACAACGTGTCACACACCTAGTAGGATTCTCAGCTGTACTACTATCCATGCATTGACCAATTATGGAGTCGCTTATAAGACCATCATTTACTTTCTGTTTCTTTTCACGAACTTCATCTTGGATATCTGCAGCGTCCTGTGACCTTTTTTGATTCGAAGAAGCATGCTCACTGCTTGTTGCACCTATCTGTTCTTTCCCATTGTGAACTACAAAGCTAGCTGGAACCTCAGTTGTAATGTCCATATTCTTACCAATTGCACAATGACTTGCATGAACACTATTTACTTTCTGTTTCTTTCTACGGACATCATCTTTGATACCTGCAACCTTCTCACACCTTTTTTGACCATTTTTACTTGGATCAGACTCTGATATCTCCCTTTGTTCAGATGTTAGTGCTTCATTCTGCATGTTCAGCTCACCACAATGTCCAGACACCTTTGAGTTTGGTTCAGAAGAAGGGCCACAGATCAACTGGTTAGGAGGTTCTGGGTTTATGACTTCCCAACCAATTGGAGAACCCTCACTATCAAGATATAAAAATCCCTGAATCAAGCTCGCTTCATAGGCAGATGTCTGGATTTCCAGCTGCATGTTTGCCCCCATGCTATCATGGGAAAAATTAAGACAACTCAACGTGTCTTGATTAAATGTACTGTTGTTCATGAAAGAGAGTCTCCCGTCTTGTGGGGACACAAACAGTACTTGTGGTTCGGAGATCTTCAATGGGCCACCAGTGGCTCCAGATGGTACCCATCCTGTTTTTGTCATCTGTTCCAAGCTCATGTCTTTAGCTTCCAAGTTTGTACCCTTCGCTTTTAATAGTGACAGTGTACCAGAGGAAGGTCCACCCCTTACATCATCATTTCCTACTTGGAATCCAGGTACAACAACAACATCGTGTTCATTGTTGATATCATCTCTGATAACTTCTAAGGGTGTATCCTTTTCTGCTAACAGAGACAATGCACCAGCTGAAGGTTCATCCCTCACATGTACATTTCCTGCTTGGAATCCAGGTACAACAATATCATGTTCATTGTTGACATCATCTCTGATAGCTTCTAAGCGTGCATCCTTTTCTTCTGGTAGTGATAATGTACCAGACGAAGGTCCACCCCTTCCATCCTCAGTTCCTGCTTGGTAATCAGAGACAACTGCAGCAGCATGATGTTCATTGCTGACACCATCTGTCGTTCCAAGGATCATCTCATCCACCTCGTGAGAAAACAACAGGTCTGGTCTTATGAGCAACTTGTCAGAAGGACTGTCTGCAGAGTTACCCATATCGGCGGCGATTTCCATTGCTTCACCGGCATGAGAACTTGGAACCTTGATTTGCACATTTTCAACCAGCTGATCTGAAGCATAACTAGGCGGAAAATATGGTGGGTCGGACTCATCTCGAGTATCCTGAACCATTTTACAGTATGGAAATTCTCTTTTTGTACTAAAGCAAGTAGGCATTGAACTGTGCTCTGTTGCATCTTGGAAACCTTTCACTATATGATGAGGAATATTTCTGACGCTTCTTTCATTCATTTCTTGCATGGTCAAGTACCTTTGCTGCACTTCATATTGGCTATGCTTGCTTGTTCCAAACATAAAAGACTGCTCATTGTGCAGAGAATTTTCCTCTTTGTGAGGCTGGCCATCAGATAGAAGAAGCGGCAGAAGACTTCTCCGTGACTTGGGATGTGTGTCGCTATAGTTGCTTGAATACTTAATCGCAACTGGCTTGTTAACATTCC
This window harbors:
- the LOC119355189 gene encoding uncharacterized protein LOC119355189, with product MDEVDFLVGIGMKEEDIATMLFGEKVAELREDTFDGSEQEKQILEGIFGSGQTTSLPGAIKALVPASTPSGSASSNRMVYCRIVESFTHGSLSSYHVLYHSANQQMQNAMPCTDHHGRPSECELVVQETPPSGDRVYTRRAVIRRSQRAKQCSILDWERVDINSVVAQRRDGRGGFGMLWNHLRLHAHLLMMDAGWKIEGKERGDKSKVDLMFESPDKEIRLASLPKAWKCFGQWLLIHSSRFDGNYYGKEWFNMYEFCYDLKNTLLCLEHEVRRPKQSLSFLHQWQLLDPFMAVVCIDKKVAALRNGVALKAVNSRVTILNCSDIKLLSRLSRRNVNKPVAIKYSSNYSDTHPKSRRSLLPLLLSDGQPHKEENSLHNEQSFMFGTSKHSQYEVQQRYLTMQEMNERSVRNIPHHIVKGFQDATEHSSMPTCFSTKREFPYCKMVQDTRDESDPPYFPPSYASDQLVENVQIKVPSSHAGEAMEIAADMGNSADSPSDKLLIRPDLLFSHEVDEMILGTTDGVSNEHHAAAVVSDYQAGTEDGRGGPSSGTLSLPEEKDARLEAIRDDVNNEHDIVVPGFQAGNVHVRDEPSAGALSLLAEKDTPLEVIRDDINNEHDVVVVPGFQVGNDDVRGGPSSGTLSLLKAKGTNLEAKDMSLEQMTKTGWVPSGATGGPLKISEPQVLFVSPQDGRLSFMNNSTFNQDTLSCLNFSHDSMGANMQLEIQTSAYEASLIQGFLYLDSEGSPIGWEVINPEPPNQLICGPSSEPNSKVSGHCGELNMQNEALTSEQREISESDPSKNGQKRCEKVAGIKDDVRRKKQKVNSVHASHCAIGKNMDITTEVPASFVVHNGKEQIGATSSEHASSNQKRSQDAADIQDEVREKKQKVNDGLISDSIIGQCMDSSTAENPTRCVTRCEEVQISASSREQVSLTLVPEIKEHKEQAEDSSEPPKQPVSEQPPKKDVKFRKKQPWTRKCRFDEDDLLMTAVIHRLTARYRNHYNRMLINRIGLKSLPRSRLENEKKCGRQKFPKSARTVLSKLLEMGIVCTMNILQYRRPGPKNVLKDGNITEHGIRCRCCDTIFTMSNFRCHAGLKQETLTLNLFLGSGKSYSLCQLQAWFIEQKKRKERAKDTMSVQADENDDTCGLCGDVGELICCDNCPASYHQACLPCQEVPDGNWYCSSCLCNVCGEVVNSKAPGGLLHALECSQCEYRYHVKCISGKVVCNQRSGLGTWFCERRCQQIYTSMRSRVGMPDHLDDGFSCTILRNNDDQKVHSASDIALLAECSMKLIIALSILEECFLPIFDPRTGVDIMPPIVYNWRSDFVHLDYKGFYTVVLEKDDNLLSVASIRLHGTTVAEMPLIATCSENRQQGMCRQLVDYIEEMLKSLEVEMLLLFAIPNLVDTWTSAFGFRPIEDCDKKKLSKIRLVSIPGTVLLKKDLYERSSETGAGALRTEQPQPLADTGPVCTAETNLADEVGGLETNPPRADPPSAVALGKCHVD